In a single window of the Cucumis melo cultivar AY chromosome 11, USDA_Cmelo_AY_1.0, whole genome shotgun sequence genome:
- the LOC103499658 gene encoding WAT1-related protein At5g64700-like, producing the protein MKYMMMDENRIAFMAVILIQAIYAGMFLVSKAAFDVGMNSYIFVFYRQAFATAFLSPIAFYFQWKDAPPLTFFTFCKIFMLSLFGIALCLNLYGIALVYTSATLAAATTNSLPVTTFFVALLLRMEVLRLKSIAGIGKLAGILFCMGGVGVLAFYKGPQLNFFNHHHLFSIHNPNHHSSPVALPNTWLKGCFLMLSANTLWGIWIVLQAFVLKSYPSKLMLTNLQCLLSSFQSFAIAIAMERDPQQWKLGWNLRLLSVAYCGIVVTAVTYCLQAWVIEKKGPVYLAMSTPIALVITIFFSAVFLGESITLGSILGGFLLVGGLYFVLWGKSKEQKISEGLKEGTKECNMEEGKDSTKLPNENPTSSVENV; encoded by the exons ATGAAATATATGATGATGGATGAGAATAGAATAGCTTTCATGGCTGTGATTTTGATTCAAGCCATTTACGCCGGTATGTTTCTCGTCTCGAAGGCGGCTTTCGACGTTGGAATGAACAGCTATATTTTCGTTTTCTATCGTCAAGCCTTCGCTACCGCCTTCCTTTCTCCCATAGCCTTCTATTTTCAATG GAAAGATGCCCCACCCTTGACATTCTTCACCTTCTGCAAGATTTTTATGCTCTCTTTATTTGG GATAGCTCTATGTTTAAATCTTTATGGGATTGCTCTGGTGTATACATCAGCAACATTGGCTGCAGCAACTACAAATTCTCTTCCTGTCACCACCTTCTTTGTTGCCCTCTTACTTAG GATGGAGGTGTTGAGGTTGAAGTCAATAGCAGGAATTGGAAAGCTAGCAGGAATATTATTTTGCATGGGTGGTGTTGGAGTTTTGGCATTTTACAAAGGGCCCCAATTGAATTTTTTCAACCATCATCATCTCTTTTCCATCCATAACCCTAATCACCATTCTTCTCCTGTTGCATTACCCAATACTTGGTTGAAGGGTTGCTTTTTGATGCTATCTGCCAATACCTTATGGGGTATTTGGATTGTTCTTCAG GCCTTTGTATTGAAAAGCTATCCTTCAAAGCTTATGTTGACAAATCTTCAATGTTTATTAAGTTCATTTCAATCCTTTGCTATTGCTATTGCAATGGAAAGAGACCCTCAACAATGGAAACTTGGCTGGAATCTTAGGCTTCTCTCAGTGGCATATTGT GGTATCGTGGTGACCGCAGTTACCTACTGTCTTCAAGCTTGGGTTATTGAGAAGAAAGGACCAGTTTATCTAGCCATGTCTACACCTATCGCTCTTGTCATTACAATCTTCTTCTCTGCTGTTTTTCTTGGAGAGAGTATCACTCTTGGAAG TATCTTAGGAGGATTTTTATTGGTGGGAGGTTTGTATTTTGTGCTATGGGGAAAGAGCAAAGAGCAGAAAATAAGTGAAGGATTGAAAGAAGGTACCAAAGAATGCAACATGGAAGAAGGGAAAGATAGCACTAAGTTACCCAATGAAAATCCAACATCTTCTGTGGAAAATGTTTGA